A window of Aliarcobacter trophiarum LMG 25534 contains these coding sequences:
- a CDS encoding methyl-accepting chemotaxis protein produces the protein MISSLSIKQKLILIMLIPLLIVILLAAKLAFDSYASLENLKKLDKVVVLSTKVGALVHETQKERGMTAGFIGSRGAKFKDELPKQRDEVNKQLANLNIYLKDFDKNLYSADFIKNLDDGLTKLKDLEEIRAKVNAFDIPAPKAIAYYTDTNTLLLNILGNIVKQSNSSNITKELASYMNFLLSKERTGIERAVGTNTFAQDKFTPELKAKFYNLVAEQIAYLDIFSKIASQNIKDFYSKTVVGKAIDEVERMRTVALFSNIDEKFGIDPNYWFSTITDKIELLKEVEDFVANSLLNQIESEKSEANFHLLIFSLLSVFGVAITMILARTIAFTILIDVGSVRAGVEEFFAFINFEKEDIKLIDVNSKDELGNMARIINKNIENTKANIQKDRALIADTIRVANSINKGYLNQEIEASSNNPALNDLKNIINEMLNTLNSNISNILNVLTSYSKLDFRPKLKDNELEGIIKELENDINILRDVITKTLLDNKKIGLTLQDNANILSQNMKHISNSANTQAASLEETAASLEEITSNITNNTQTTAKMSDYGQRVKTSIAIGQDLANKTVKSMDDINSEALAISEAITVIDQIAFQTNILSLNAAVEAATAGEAGKGFAVVAGEVRNLANRSAEAAKRIQELVENAQDKAKDGKQIATEMIEGYAELNENISTTIDLIQNVTTASKEQNSGMVQINSAVNSLDQITQKNAQNANIANDIAQKTLEISKEILDQVNQKTFEGK, from the coding sequence ATGATATCTTCACTATCAATAAAACAAAAACTGATTTTAATAATGCTAATACCACTTTTAATAGTAATTCTTTTAGCTGCTAAACTAGCTTTTGATTCATATGCCAGTTTGGAAAACCTTAAAAAACTAGATAAAGTTGTTGTTTTATCTACAAAGGTTGGAGCTTTAGTTCATGAAACTCAAAAAGAGAGAGGTATGACTGCTGGGTTTATTGGAAGCCGTGGCGCAAAGTTTAAAGATGAATTACCAAAACAAAGAGATGAAGTAAATAAACAATTAGCAAACTTAAATATTTATCTTAAAGATTTTGATAAAAATTTATATAGTGCAGATTTTATAAAAAATCTAGATGATGGTTTAACAAAACTAAAAGATTTAGAAGAGATTAGAGCAAAGGTAAATGCTTTTGATATTCCAGCACCAAAAGCAATAGCATATTATACAGATACAAATACCTTGTTATTAAATATTTTAGGAAATATAGTAAAACAATCAAATAGTTCAAATATTACAAAAGAGTTAGCAAGTTATATGAATTTCTTACTCTCAAAAGAGAGAACTGGAATTGAAAGAGCAGTTGGTACAAATACTTTTGCACAAGATAAATTTACACCTGAGTTAAAGGCTAAATTTTATAATTTAGTAGCTGAACAAATCGCATATTTGGATATTTTCTCAAAAATAGCTTCACAAAATATAAAAGATTTTTATAGTAAAACTGTGGTTGGAAAAGCAATAGATGAAGTTGAAAGAATGAGAACTGTAGCTCTTTTTTCAAATATAGATGAGAAGTTTGGAATAGATCCAAACTATTGGTTTTCTACAATTACAGATAAAATAGAACTTTTAAAAGAGGTTGAAGATTTTGTAGCAAATAGCCTTTTAAATCAAATAGAGAGTGAAAAAAGTGAAGCAAATTTTCATCTTTTAATATTTTCACTTTTAAGTGTTTTTGGGGTTGCTATTACTATGATACTTGCAAGAACTATAGCATTTACAATTTTGATTGATGTTGGAAGTGTAAGAGCTGGAGTTGAAGAGTTTTTTGCATTTATTAATTTTGAAAAAGAGGATATTAAGCTTATTGATGTAAATTCAAAAGATGAGCTAGGAAATATGGCTAGAATTATTAATAAAAATATAGAAAATACAAAAGCAAATATACAAAAAGATAGAGCGTTGATAGCTGATACAATTAGAGTTGCAAATAGTATAAATAAAGGGTATTTAAATCAAGAGATAGAGGCTAGTTCAAATAATCCAGCACTAAATGATTTAAAAAATATTATAAATGAGATGTTAAATACTTTAAACTCAAATATTTCTAATATTTTAAATGTACTTACATCTTACTCAAAATTAGATTTTAGACCAAAATTAAAAGATAACGAGTTGGAAGGTATTATAAAAGAGCTAGAGAATGATATAAATATTTTAAGAGATGTTATAACAAAAACTTTATTAGATAATAAGAAAATAGGATTAACTTTACAAGATAATGCAAATATTCTTAGTCAAAATATGAAACATATTTCTAACTCAGCAAATACACAAGCAGCTTCTTTGGAAGAGACAGCAGCTTCTTTAGAAGAGATTACTTCAAATATTACAAATAATACACAAACAACTGCAAAAATGTCTGATTATGGACAAAGAGTTAAAACATCTATTGCTATAGGTCAAGATTTAGCAAATAAAACTGTAAAATCTATGGATGATATAAATAGTGAAGCATTGGCAATTAGTGAAGCTATTACTGTAATTGATCAAATTGCTTTCCAAACAAATATCCTAAGTTTAAATGCAGCAGTTGAAGCTGCAACAGCTGGTGAAGCTGGAAAAGGATTTGCTGTTGTTGCTGGTGAAGTTAGAAATCTTGCAAATAGAAGTGCTGAAGCTGCAAAAAGAATTCAAGAGTTAGTTGAGAATGCTCAAGATAAAGCAAAAGATGGTAAACAGATAGCTACAGAGATGATAGAGGGTTATGCAGAATTAAATGAAAATATCTCAACAACTATAGATTTAATACAAAATGTAACAACTGCTTCAAAAGAGCAAAATAGTGGAATGGTACAGATAAATAGTGCAGTTAATAGTCTTGACCAAATAACTCAAAAAAATGCTCAAAATGCTAATATTGCAAATGATATTGCACAAAAAACTTTAGAGATTTCAAAAGAGATTTTGGATCAAGTAAACCAAAAAACGTTTGAAGGAAAATAG